In the genome of Thermococcus sp. 21S7, the window TCGCATCGAGGCCGAGGTTTCTTACGTGGGCTATCCCGTCTATAGTTGAGCGCTTTGGGGTTGAGATGGGTATCCCGGCCGTTCCGAAGCGCAGCCTGTCAACTTTAAACATGCTCACCACCCAAAAGAATTAGGGAAACCTAACTCATAAACCTATCGTTCTATTGACTCCCCGAGTATCTCTTCGAGCCTCGCCAGGCTCTCGTCCAGCTCCCTCTCCAGGTGCTCAAGTTTGCGCTTGAGCTTCCGTATCTCGGCCTCCTTCTCCTCGATGAGCCTCTGAATCTCCCAGATTTCCTTCTTCCTGGCATCTCCGTCCGCCAGAATCCGGTCTCTTTTCCTTTCGAGTTCGGAAAGCTTCTCCCTCTCCCTCTCGATGGCGTCTGCCCTTTCCTTGAGGTTCTCCATCAGCCACTGGGCGGTTTTCCTGTACTTGCCGTCGAGCCTGGGGTACAGCCTCTGGAGCAGGGAAATGAATTCGTCCGGCTTTCTGAGGGCTACCGAACTGTCCCCCACGAGTTCGTCTGCTATCGGTTCATGGAGGCGCATCCGCTTTATCGGCTTCTGGAGCTTTGATGCCTTTGAGCGAACCTCCATCTCGGCAGTTCTGAGCGAGGAGGAGAGATTTTTTATGTCCTCCTCAAGCCTCTGTAGGCCGTGTTCCCTGTAGAATTCATCCAGCTCTCTTTCTTTTTCCTTCAGCTCCCTCCCCAGCTCTAGCTTTTCCCTCTCCGCGGTGGCAATGTTTTCCTTTGTCTTTTCTACCTCCGAGATGAGTTCCCTGACTCTGAGGTCTGGCAGGCCTTTTCTGCCCAGTTCGTTGTAGTATTTCACGTAATCCTCGTTGAGCTCCTTCAGCAGGCGGTTGATGGCGTAGACGTCCTTCTCGAAGATTAGGAGGAGGTACTTTCCATGTCCCACGTGGAGCTTGGCTAGATCAGGAAGGCGCTTTCCGAGGTCGTCCATGGTCTCTATGCTGGCCAGCGCGTTTCTCAATGCCGTGACGTAGTTCTTCTTCTCCGCGATGACGATTTTCTTTATGTTGTCGTCCACGTTCCCGGGAACGTCCTTCTTCTCCAGGGAGTCTATTTTCTTCAGAATCTCCCGGATTTTCTTCTTAAGGTGCTCCCTGTACTTCTTCCTGACCTTTTCAACCTCTTTCTCGGCCTTCTTTTTCCGCTTTTCGTACTCATCAAGCGCTCGTTCCAGTCTCAACTCTCTCCCATCCTCTAACTTTTCCCCTCATGTAGATTCCAACGAGAACCGCCACCGCCACGTCCGCAAGGGCGAGCAGGAACTTCGCGAAGACATCTATGTCGGATATCGTGAGTATGGCCATCGCGTACCTGGTCGTCAGGTCGATGGTTATCCAGAGCGCGGGCATCAGGAGGAGCGCCGAAACGTAGTACCATATGTGGTAGTCCTTCCGGAGGTACGCCTGTATGCTCTTCCCCATTATCATCACGGAGATTCCGATTATCAGCGGGGCCGCTATGGCGTTTATGTAGATGAGCGTTGCCAGGAGCGGCGTTCCGGGCCAGCCGCCTATTATCTCCTTGGCGTACTCCTCCAGTCTGAAGTAGGCGTTTATGGCGCCGCCGCTGATTATGAGGGCACCCGCGATGACGGATATGACGAAGATGAACTGCTTCGCTATGGTCTCCCTGACGTTGAAGCGGAAGCCCTTGGTGAAGAAGTAGCCGCCTATCAGGAGGAGTATTGTTCCGGTTATCGTGGCGGAGACTATCTTGACGCTGTCAGGGTACCAGACCCCTATCAGCCTTGCAATTCCATACAGCAGGAGTATCATTCCGGGAATGCCGAGGACTACCTTTGCCACCTCTGGATCACTTAGTATCTCCCTCATGTAGCGATAGATGATGTAGTAGGTCGTTTCTATGCCCTCACTCTGTTTGACCACGACGCGGTGGGAGCTTATTATCGGCACCTTCGAGGTTATTATCGGGAATATCTGCTCGTCCTCGGCGCCGTCGGTGACGGTGATAACCCCATCGGCCGGAAACCTCTCAAGGACGAGCTCCAGCTGCCTGGCGAGCTCCAGGTCGCTCTTGACGCCCACCTTGGGATGTCCGGTTATCAGGGCCACCTGAACGTCTTCAAACTCGCCGCTCTCCTTCAGCTCACCATAAAGCTTAACGGCCGCGTAAACGACGTTGGCGTCGCTGTCCTCGGGGTCGGCAAGGCTGAGCTTTAGGGCGGCGTCGATGCAGGCGTCTCGCCCGATGACCGGCCCCTCCACGCCGGCCTTTGTCCCGAAATCGTCGTCGCGGTCTATAGCGAGAATCAGTGCTTTAATATCAACCACCCCTCACCTTCTCCATCACCGATTTTACCTTGTCCTCCATGCCTCTGTCCTTGTCGCGCCGGTCGTCTATTCTTACGGTCGTTGAAACCCTGGAAGCACCGAGTTTGAAGATCAATTCGTGCGCCTCCTCTATTATATCGAAAGCTTCCCTCACGGTCGGGACTTCTATTATAGTTGCCATCGGCGTCAGTTGATATTTAACTCCCTTCCTCTCTAAAAGCTTTACTACCTCTGCAACGTACCTGCTCAGGCTCTTCTCTCCCAGGGGCACTATCACGAACTCGACGATCACCATCTTCGACACCCGACTTAACTTCCTTCGGCAATTTTTTAAGCCTTACGGGAAAGATAAATAACCCTTCCCACCTTAGAAGTCAATGGTGAAGAGGATGTACAAAATTAAGGATGAATGGGGAGAGTTCCTCGTCAGGCTCGCGAGGAGTGCAATAGAGGAGTACGTCAGAAATGGAAGGACGATAGAGCCTCCCGAGGACACGCCCCCCGAGCTGTGGGAGAAAATGGGCGTCTTCGTGACCCTCAACAAACGCCATGCGCCGCCCCAGATGGCCCTCCGCGGATGCATCGGCTTCCCTCTCCCTATATATCCGCTCGTCGAGGCCACGATAAAGGCGGCCATCTACGCCGCCGTCGACGATCCGCGCTTCCCGCCCGTGAGGGAAAGCGAGCTGGACGACCTGGTTATCGAGGTGAGCGTCCTGACACCCCCCGAATTAATCGAGGGCCCGCCGGAGGAAAGGCCGAAGAAGATAAAGGTCGGCCGCGATGGGTTGATAATTGAGAAGGGCATCTATTCCGGCCTGTTGCTCCCGCAGGTGCCGATAGAGTGGGGCTGGGACGAGGAGGAGTTCTTAGCCCAGACCTGCTGGAAGGCCGGCCTTCCGCCCGACTGCTGGCTGGATGAGGACACGAAGGTTTACCGCTTCACGGCAGAGATATTTGAAGAGGAAAAACCGGGAGGGCCGGTCAAAAGGAAGCCGCTGGTTTAGCCCTTTCTCAATTTTGCAATGAAGAATCCGTTGCAGTCGTGTCTGTGAGTCCACGCTCTGAAAACCCTATCGCCGATTTCAAGGAAGCCCCTATCGCCCCAGCTGAAGTCGTAGTCCATCAGTTCAAGCCCGACCCTCTCAACCGCGAAGAGGACGTTCTCCTCGTCCTCGTCGATCCTTATCGAGCACGTCGAGTAGGTCATCTCCCCGCCTTCCCTGAGGTTCTCGTAGGCGTTGCGGAGCATGTTCCTCTGGACGTTTATGATGCGCTTTATCTTCTTCTCATCGAAGCGCCACTTCACCTCCGGGAACTGCCGGTAGGTTCCGGAGCTTGAGCACGGCGCGTCGAGGATGATTCTGTCGAACTTGGCCTTGTCTTTAAAGCTCTGGCCGTCTGCATGAACAAGTTTGACGTTTTTGATTCCGAGCAGCTTCATCTTCTCCTTCATGCGCATGAGCCTGTCGTAGGAGTAATCAACCGCGATTATCTCCCCTTTGTTCTCCATCAGCGCCGCCGCGTGGAAAGTTTTGCTTCCCGGTGCGGCTGCTAAGTCCAGAACCCTCTCGCCGGGTTCGGGGGCCAGTACGTGGGCAACGTAGGCAGAGGCCAGATCCTGGATAACGAACTTCCCTTCCCTGTACCAGTCGAGCCTCGTTACCGGAGTTTTGTATTCGAGTATCTTCAGGACGTCCGGAACTGGGGTTAAGGCCGTCCTCACGCCGTTCTCCTCAAGGTAGTCCCTCAGCGAGTCCACGTCGGTCTTAAGGGTGTTTGCTCTGACGTAGTACCTCTGGGGCCTGTTGTTGCTCAGGAGTAACCTAACCGCCTCATCGTAGCCCAAAAGCTCCACCGCGTACTCGACGTACCAGCGGGGATGGGAGAAGCGGACGGAGAGCCATTCTATCCTGTCCTTCTCCTTGAGCCTTTTCAGGGCTTTCTCCACGTCGAACTTCTCTATCGAGTGCATGAGCGCGTTCACGAACTTCGCCCTTGAGAAATCAAAGCGCTCCTTGACGACCCTGATTATTGAATCGGTCGCCACAGCCGGCGGCACTTTCCTGAAGTGGATTTCAAAGGTGCCTATCCTCAGAAGGTTGGCCAGGTATGGGTCAAGGTCTTCCACCCTCGAACCCTTTAGGACGGAGTTGATTATGAAGTCTATCTTGGCGCGCCACTTCTCTATCTCGAAGACGTAGGCATGAGCCAATCCCCGCGCCTTGTCCCGGTCTCTACCAGACACCTTCTTGAAGACCCGCTCAAGGGCGTGCTTCGATGAGAGCTCGCGCTCCTCAACCAAGCTTAACGCGTCCGCCACCACTTCCTGAAAGCTCACGCGGTAAAACAGCTCCATGGACGGGGCTTTGCGGGGGGAGTTTAAAAAGGTGGTGGTGTGTGCATGAGTATGCAACTCTTTTACTCGGGCTTCTTTTGATGAGTTCTCATTGTAAGACTAAACTCTGAAAAAATTTATCCTCGAAAAAAAAAGGAAAAGCAATTACTAATAGTAAATAGAAATGCTTATAAGGAAAAATAGTCCTATTTGTAATGCAAAATTAGATTGGAGGTGAACAATGTGAAATGGAAACCGTTGTTGGTTATTCTGCTGGCGCTTATAGTTAGCTCGATTCCTACAAATGGCATAGTAGCTGCGGCGTATACACACATAGATGAAGGCAATGGTCCGATACGCACATTTTCTTATGGATCTATGAGCACTAGAGCAGCGATGATCATATCGGTTGATGGAGAGGATCCTAACTTCGGTGCCCAAATTGGTAATGTCTTTGAGTTGTCTGTGGGTATCACCCCGTCAATAGAGGAAAATAATTGTTACCCAGGATCGGCTTGTTTTGTGCCACATAACCAGAAAATAGTGCTACAAAACACCTGGTACAATCCTTCGGATGTTGAATTTGTGGTTCTGTGGGTCGGAGACAATAGTGGTGATGGTTTGGGACCCTATAAGGATTTGGTTGTTTTGGCAACGAATTGGCTCAAGACACTTTTAGACAGGTTTATTCCTTACGCTTCTCAGATACTAGACAGTATCAAATTACTGACAACACGTCAATACGAACCTAACTCATATTATGGGAAGAACAGTATCACTATATACCCCGGGAATTCCAATAGTGCAGGTGTGATTCTTTGGGTTAGAGCGCTTAATTACCAGGATTATTTGAGACGGCATCCTTCCCAGAAAATTTTTAAATACAAAATTACAGCAGCTGCCAGTAGTGACATTTATTATAGGTACTCGTATTCATGGGTATCTGGCATCCCTTCGAAACCCGGTGTAGATGCGAACGGGATTTATCCCCAGCTGGTAGAAACTAAGTATGTTGGAAGGGTGTATACATCGACCACCTTTGAAATAACCTTCAGGAGAAATCTTTGAAAATGCTGGAGGTATACCAATGAAGAAAGTCTATCCACTTGCTTTTTTTCTGGTTTTTCTCCTAATCACAGGCGTATATTACTCTCGTTCAATTTCGATGAACACTAAACCCATTCCCGACCCCAGCGGGGATATTGTTATCTACGGGCGCTGCGAGGATACAACTGAATTGACCCAAAAATTAAATCTTTGGATTGGACATTCTAATAATTCTGCTCTGATCAGTCCTTTTGATTACTGGTACCAAGAACTTGCCGCAAATGTAAGTGCTCAACTTGTTAATGTAACCCCTGAGATGTATTCATCTCTCGTTAGAACCAATTCCTGGGAATACCAGAATATAAAGTTGAAAATGAGGGCCTACGTGAAAACACTTAAGAGCCTTGAGTTTAGAGTCTCTGATCCAAACTCCTACGCCCTCCTTGCATGGCTTGAGTTTTTGGTGGGGGATGGAACAGTGGACTTGCCAACGGGCAATGAAAACGTTAGCCTGGACAACTACATCTGGGCTAAGATTGCCCCTCAATACTACAATGATTATGTGTTCCCGTATCTTGACTCCAAGATAGCCGAACTCGAAAAGTCCTCTTCTAATAACACTGCACTGGGTATGAAAGCGAGACTATTTCTAAACCAAAGCATACCTGCATTAGACTCAAATTTAAGCCGTCTTAAGAAACAGGTTTGGTGGTCTGAGAAGGGCATTATTGCACTCCAATATTCCATTTCAGAATACAAAAGAGGCTATTACGCGTTGGCCCTCCTTGACTATTCTTACGCCCTCTCATATTACAGGGTTTCTAGCGCTCTACGGGGCAAGAAACAGGTCGTAAACTTCTCGGCTATGGATGATGTAGTCTTGGAAACTTTCAGTAAGCTGCATCGCGCCGGGGTCTTCTGGCTCGATCCCATTTTTGCCGCACGATTGCTCCCGGAATTCAAGCAGTTTCACTCGCTTTGTGAGGTAATTAACGCAGATTCGCGGCAATACGAGAAGTATAAGCTTTACCTGATGGGACTGGAGCTGAAGAGCGAGACCCTGGGATTTTTGAGCTGGTATGATCTCGTCAATGAAATGACTGCGGGGACTTAGTCTTTATTTTCTTTCCTGCTATGTGCTGGTTATATTTTAAAAGTTTCAAGTGGACGTATCTTTGGTGTGCCTCATGATCCTCGATACAGACTACATTACTGAGGATGGAAAGCCTGTCATCAGGGTTTTTAAAAAGGAGAACGGCGAGTTCAAGATAGAGTACGACAGGAAACTTTGAGCCCTACTTCTACGTTCTTCTTGCGGACGATTCGGCCATATAGGACGTTAAGAATATAACCGTCGAGCGCTACGGCAGGGTCGTTAAGGTGAAGCGCGCCGAGAAGGTTAAGAAAAAGTTTCTCGGTCGCCCGTGGAAGTCTGGGTTCTCTACTTCAATCATCCCCAGGACGTTCCGGCGATAAGGGACAGGATCAGGAAGTATCCTGCTGTTATCGACATCTTCGAGTACTACATACCCTTTGCCATCGGTTGCCACAGCGGGAGGACCTTCTGGAAGTGGGTTTCAAACGTCCCTATGCGGAGGAGGTTCGCGAGGTAGGGATCGAGGTCATCAACGGTCGAACCATTTAGCACGGAGTTGATTATGAAGTCTATCTTCGCCCGCCACTTCTCAATCTCGAAGACGTAGGCGTGTGCCAAACCCCTCGCCTTTTTCCTGTCTCTGCCGGCAACCCTTTTAAAAACCCGCTTAAGGGCGTGCTTCGATGAGAGCTCGCGCTCCTTCACGAGGCTCAGAGCGTCGGCGACCACTTCCTGAAAGCTCACGCGGTAAAACAGCTCCATGGAGGGGCTTCGTGGGGCAATTAAAAAGGTGGTAGTGTGTGCATGAGTATGCAACTCCTTTACTCGGGCTTCTTTTTGTTCATTCTAAGAGTAAAACCTAACTCCGAATAAATTTATATTTAAAAAAACAAACAAAGGATGAATTTTTATTATCAATATGCGGAAAATTTATAAAGAGTTGTCTGTTGTGTTAATATAAAATTGGGTTGAGATTAAGACTTGGCATAGCTGGTGTGCAGGCAACTGAACTTTTCGATTTCATTTTTTATTGTTGAGATTCACAAATAGGAGGTCTTCACCTATGGAACTTAAGGTGGATAGACTCATCATCACAATCCTCGCGTTAATCGTTATTGGAGGAGCTTTGTATTATTCAATAGGTGAATATGGTTCTCAAAGGTTCATAGAGGGACAGAGGGACTACGAGAGGCTCTGCATCCGCCAAATGACAGCATTGACCCTAAGTTATGTTCAGTTTCATTCGGAGATAGCCCTCAATTCGCTGGAGCAGGACTCTGCCGGAACTTTTAATCTTTCAATGGCGGAGCTGGCCTCGGATCTTTCGATGTTGGAGTCGAATCTTGTAAGGTCGGCGCTGTACATTTTCCCAGAAGACTTTCCTGACAATGAAACGTTGGCCAACATGACACAAGCTTACCAGTGCATCACATTCGTAGAACTTTCCCAAAGTTCATTCCTAAACGGAACCGCCAACGTCTCTACCATCCGCGAAGGGTTAAACCTGATCCACGACTTTGCAACGGAGTGGCGAAAGAATGGCAACTATCCCAGCGAAGAGCTTTTGAAAGCTAACGCCGAGCTTCAGCAGAAGTGCAGTGCCCTTATACAAAAAATTGAAAATCCATGATTGTTTGTTTTCTTCTTATCCTTTTCTCTTAAGTATGGCGAAGTTTATTAGTCTCCAGTTCGATAATCCCACAGGTGTTGGTTATGATCCTCGATACCGACTACATCACAGAGGATGGGAAGCCCGTCATAAGGATATTCAAGAAGGAGAACGGCGAGTTCAAGATAGAATACGACCGCGAGTTCGAGCCATACATCTACGCCCTCCTGAAGGACGATTCTGCCATAGAGGACGTCAAGAAGATAACCGCCGGGCGCCACGGCAGGGTCGTTAAGGTGAAGCGCGCCGAGAAGGTGAAGAAGAAGTTCCTCGGCAGGCCGATAGAGGTCTGGAAGCTTTACTTCACCCACCCCCAGGACGTCCCGGCGATAAGGGACGAGATACGAAAGCATCCTGCCGTCATTGACATCTACGAGTACGACATACCCTTCGCCAAGCGCTACCTCATAGACAGGGGTTTAATCCCGATGGAGGGCGACGAGGAGCTCAAGATGATGTCCTTCGACATCGAGACGCTCTATCACGAGGGTGAGGAGTTCGGAACCGGGCCGATTCTGATGATAAGCTACGCCGACGAGGGCGAGGCGAGGGTTATAACCTGGAAAAAGATTGACCTCCCCTACGTTGAAGTCGTCTCCACCGAGAAGGAGATGATAAAGCGCTTCCTCAAGGTCGTGAAGGAGAAGGATCCGGATGTCCTCATAACCTACAACGGCGACAACTTCGACTTCGCCTACCTTAAGAAACGGTGCGAGAAGCTCGGGATAAAGTTCACGCTTGGAAGGGATGGAAGCGAGCCCAAAATACAGCGCATGGGGGACAGGTTTGCGGTCGAGGTGAAGGGGAGGATTCACTTCGACCTATACCCCGTCATAAGGAGGACGATAAACCTGCCGACCTACACCCTTGAGGCGGTTTACGAGGCAGTCTTTGGAACGCCGAAGGAGAAGGTCTATCCGGAGGAGATAACCACAGCTTGGGAGACCGGTGAGGGGCTTGAGAGGGTTGCGCGCTACTCCATGGAGGACGCAAAGGTGACCTATGAGCTTGGGAGAGAGTTCTTCCCGATGGAGGCCCAGCTCTCAAGGCTGATAGGCCAGAGCCTCTGGGACGTCTCCCGCTCAAGCACCGGCAACCTCGTCGAGTGGTTTCTCCTGAGGAAGGCCTACGAGAGGAACGAGCTCGCCCCAAACAAGCCCGACGAGCGGGAACTTGCGAGACGGCGCGGGGGCTACGCCGGCGGCTACGTTAAGGAGCCGGAGCGTGGACTGTGGGATAACATTGTGTACTTAGATTTCATGAGTCTGTACCCCTCAATCATCATCACTCACAACGTCTCTCCGGACACGCTCAACCGCGAGGGCTGTAAAGAGTACGACACCGCCCCACAGGTCGGCCACAAGTTCTGTAAGGACGTCCAGGGCTTCATCCCGAGCCTTTTGGGCGCCCTTCTCGACGAGAGGCAGAAGATAAAGAAGAGGATGAAGGCCAGCATAGACCCGCTGGAGAAGAAGCTCCTCGATTACAGGCAGAAGGCCATCAAAATCCTGGCGAACAGTCTGCTGCCGGAGGAGTGGATTCCGCTAGTTGAGAACGGCAAAGTTAGACTCCACCGCATTGGGGAGTTTGTTGATAAGCTGATGGAGACTGATTCGGAGCTGGTGAAGAGGAACGGCGACACGGAAGTTCTTGAAGTTAGAGGAATCCGTGCCCTTTCCTTCGACAGGAAGTCCAAGAAAGCCCGTGTAATGCCGGTGAAGGCGGTGATAAGACACCGCTATTCCGGGGACGTCTATGAGATAGTCTTGGGCTCCGGCCGGAGAATAACCGTGACGGAGGGCCACAGCCTTTTCGCCTATGGGGACGGAGAGCTCCGTGAGGTAACGGGTGGCGAAATCAAGGCCGGAGATCTCCTTGCAGTTCCAAGGCGCGTAAACCTGCCCAGAAGGAAGGAAATGCTCAACCTAGTAGAACTTCTCCTTGAACTGTCTGAGGAGGAAACTGAAGACCTCATCATGACGATTCCGGTAAAGGGCAGAAAGAACTTCTTCAAAGGGATGCTTAGAACCCTACGCTGGATTTCCGGCGAGGAGAAAAGGCCGAGAACGGCGAGACGCTACCTAGAGCACCTTGAAAGGCTCGGCTACGTGAGGCTAAAGAAAATCGGATATGAAGTCACAGACAGAGAAGGGCTCGAAAGGTACAGGAAGCTGTACGAGCGCTTAGTTGAAGCCGTTCGTTACAACGGCAACAAGAGGGAGTATCTCGTCGAATTCAACGCCGTTCGCGATGTTATCGCACTAATGCCGGAGGAGGAACTTAGGGACTGGCTCGTGGGGACGAGGAACGGCTTCAGGATGAGGCCATTCGTAGAGATTGAAGAGGACTTTGCAAAGCTCCTCGGCTACTACGTGAGTGAGGGCAACGCAAGGAAGTGGAGAAACCAGAAGAACGGCTGGAGCTACACAGTGAAGCTCTACAACGAGAATCAGAGGGTTCTCGATGACATGGAGAGTCTCGCAGAGAGGTTCTTTGGGAGGGTGAAGAGGGGTAAAAACTACATCGAAATTCCGAGGAAAATGGCGTACATCATCTTTGAAAACCTCTGCGGAACGCTGGCGGAAAACAAAAGGGTTCCGGAGGCTATTTTCACTTCTCCTGAAAGCGTTCGCTGGGCCTTTATTGAGGGCTACTTCATCGGCGACGGTGACGTTCACCCGAGCAAGAGGGTCCGCCTTTCAACCAAGAGCGAGCTTTTGGTAAATGGCCTCGTTCTTCTGCTCAACTCCCTTGGGGTTTCAGCGATAAAGATTCGCCATGATAGCGGAGTTTACAGGGTATACGTAAACGAAGAACTCCCGTTCACGGATTACAGAAAGAAAAAGAACGCCTATTACTCCCACGTCATACCTAAGGAAATACTCGAAGAAACGTTCGGAAAGGTTTTCCAGAGAAACGTGAGCTACGAAAAGTTTGAGGGGCTCACGGAAAGTGGAAAACTCGATGGAGAAAAAGCCAAGCACATCGAGTGGCTCATCAAAGGCGACGTAGTTCTCGACAGGGTTGAAGGCGTCAAGAAGAAGCACTACAAGGGTTATGTCTACGATTTGAGCGTTGAAGAGGACGAGAACTTTTTAGCTGGTTTTGGATTCCTCTATGCCCACAACAGCTATTACGGCTACTACGGCTACGCCAGGGCGAGATGGTACTGCAAGGAGTGTGCCGAGAGCGTTACGGCATGGGGCAGGGACTACATCGAAACGACCATTCACGAAATAGAGGAGAGGTTCGGCTTTAAAGTGCTCTACGCTGACAGTGTTACTGGCGAAACCGAAATCATAATCAAAAGAAACGGAAAGGTTGAATTCGTGGCGATTGAAGAACTCTTCCAGCGCGTTGATTATCGGATTGGGGAGAAGGAATACTGCGTTCTCGAAGGCGTTGAGGCGCTAACGCTGGACAACAGGGGACGGCTTGTCTGGAAGAGTGTCCCTTACGTCATGAGGCACAGAACGAACAAGAGAATCTATCGCGTATGGTTCACTAACTCATGGTACCTTGATGTGACGGAGGATCACTCGTTAATAGGCTACATGAACACCAGCAAGGTGAAGCCCGGGAAGCCTTTGAAAGAGCGCCTCGTCGAAGTCAAGCCGGGAGAACTAGGAGAAAGCGTCAAGTCGCTCATTACACCTAACAGGGCAATTGCTCATGGTATTAGGGTTAACCCAATTGCCGTCAAGCTCTGGGAGTTAATCGGTCTGCTGGTGGGCGATGGCAACTGGGGTGGACAATCAAACTGGGCCAAATACTACGTTGGCCTTTCCCTCGGACTGGACAAGGAAGAGATTGAAGAGAAAATCCTGAAGCCCCTGAAAAACACGGGCATAATCTCCAATTACTATGACAAAAGCAAGAAGGGCGACGTTTCAATACTCTCAAAGTGGCTCGCGAGGTTCATGGTCAGATATTTCAAAGACGAGAGCGGAAGCAAGAGGATTCCCGAGTTCATGTTCAATCTTCCAAGGGAATACATAGAGGCATTTCTACGTGGACTGTTCTCAGCGGATGGAACGGTAAGTCTTCGCAAGGGAGTTCCCGAGGTCAGGCTGACAAGCGTTAATCCCGAACTCAGCAGTTCGGTCAGAAAGTTGCTGTGGCTCGTTGGAGTTTCGAATTCAATGTTCGTAGAGACCAATCCTAACAGATACCTCGGAAAGGAGAGCGGGACACACTCGGTTCACGTCAGAATAAAGGACAAGCATCGCTTTGCCGAGAGGATAGGTTTTCTCCTCGACAGAAAAGCCACCAAACTCTCCGAGAACCTGGGGGGGCATACAAGCAAGAAGAGAGCTTACAAATACGATTTCGACTTGGTGTATCCCAAGAAAGTTGAAGAGATAGCCTACGACGGCTACGTTTACGATATTGAGGTTGAAGGAACCCACAGATTCTTCGCGAATGGAATACTCGTCCATAATACGGACGGTTTCTTCGCGACTATACCAGGGGCTGATGCTGAGACCGTCAAGAAAAAAGCCAAAGAGTTCCTCAAATACATAAATGCCAAACTCCCGGGACTTCTCGAACTCGAATACGAGGGCTTCTACGTCAGGGGGTTCTTCGTGACGAAGAAGAAGTACGCGGTCATAGACGAGGAGGGCAAGATAACCACGCGCGGGCTTGAAATCGTCCGGCGCGACTGGAGCGAGATAGCGAAGGAGACCCAGGCGAGGGTCTTGGAGGCCATACTGCGGCACGGTGAC includes:
- a CDS encoding DUF373 family protein; amino-acid sequence: MVDIKALILAIDRDDDFGTKAGVEGPVIGRDACIDAALKLSLADPEDSDANVVYAAVKLYGELKESGEFEDVQVALITGHPKVGVKSDLELARQLELVLERFPADGVITVTDGAEDEQIFPIITSKVPIISSHRVVVKQSEGIETTYYIIYRYMREILSDPEVAKVVLGIPGMILLLYGIARLIGVWYPDSVKIVSATITGTILLLIGGYFFTKGFRFNVRETIAKQFIFVISVIAGALIISGGAINAYFRLEEYAKEIIGGWPGTPLLATLIYINAIAAPLIIGISVMIMGKSIQAYLRKDYHIWYYVSALLLMPALWITIDLTTRYAMAILTISDIDVFAKFLLALADVAVAVLVGIYMRGKVRGWERVETGTSA
- a CDS encoding MTH1187 family thiamine-binding protein; this translates as MVIVEFVIVPLGEKSLSRYVAEVVKLLERKGVKYQLTPMATIIEVPTVREAFDIIEEAHELIFKLGASRVSTTVRIDDRRDKDRGMEDKVKSVMEKVRGG
- a CDS encoding TIGR00296 family protein; its protein translation is MYKIKDEWGEFLVRLARSAIEEYVRNGRTIEPPEDTPPELWEKMGVFVTLNKRHAPPQMALRGCIGFPLPIYPLVEATIKAAIYAAVDDPRFPPVRESELDDLVIEVSVLTPPELIEGPPEERPKKIKVGRDGLIIEKGIYSGLLLPQVPIEWGWDEEEFLAQTCWKAGLPPDCWLDEDTKVYRFTAEIFEEEKPGGPVKRKPLV
- a CDS encoding RsmB/NOP family class I SAM-dependent RNA methyltransferase produces the protein MELFYRVSFQEVVADALSLVEERELSSKHALERVFKKVSGRDRDKARGLAHAYVFEIEKWRAKIDFIINSVLKGSRVEDLDPYLANLLRIGTFEIHFRKVPPAVATDSIIRVVKERFDFSRAKFVNALMHSIEKFDVEKALKRLKEKDRIEWLSVRFSHPRWYVEYAVELLGYDEAVRLLLSNNRPQRYYVRANTLKTDVDSLRDYLEENGVRTALTPVPDVLKILEYKTPVTRLDWYREGKFVIQDLASAYVAHVLAPEPGERVLDLAAAPGSKTFHAAALMENKGEIIAVDYSYDRLMRMKEKMKLLGIKNVKLVHADGQSFKDKAKFDRIILDAPCSSSGTYRQFPEVKWRFDEKKIKRIINVQRNMLRNAYENLREGGEMTYSTCSIRIDEDEENVLFAVERVGLELMDYDFSWGDRGFLEIGDRVFRAWTHRHDCNGFFIAKLRKG
- a CDS encoding DNA polymerase domain-containing protein codes for the protein MLYADSVTGETEIIIKRNGKVEFVAIEELFQRVDYRIGEKEYCVLEGVEALTLDNRGRLVWKSVPYVMRHRTNKRIYRVWFTNSWYLDVTEDHSLIGYMNTSKVKPGKPLKERLVEVKPGELGESVKSLITPNRAIAHGIRVNPIAVKLWELIGLLVGDGNWGGQSNWAKYYVGLSLGLDKEEIEEKILKPLKNTGIISNYYDKSKKGDVSILSKWLARFMVRYFKDESGSKRIPEFMFNLPREYIEAFLRGLFSADGTVSLRKGVPEVRLTSVNPELSSSVRKLLWLVGVSNSMFVETNPNRYLGKESGTHSVHVRIKDKHRFAERIGFLLDRKATKLSENLGGHTSKKRAYKYDFDLVYPKKVEEIAYDGYVYDIEVEGTHRFFANGILVHNTDGFFATIPGADAETVKKKAKEFLKYINAKLPGLLELEYEGFYVRGFFVTKKKYAVIDEEGKITTRGLEIVRRDWSEIAKETQARVLEAILRHGDVEEAVRIVKDVTEKLSKYEVPPEKLVIHEQITRELKDYKATGPHVAIAKRLAARGIKIRPGTVISYIVLKGSGRIGDRAIPFDEFDPTKHRYDAEYYIENQVLPAVERILKAFGYKKEELRYQKTRQVGLGAWLKLKGKK